gtagagatatatgtatgcggaaacccgaaagttgttcggagtcccggatgagatcccggacgtcacaagaggttccggaatggtccggaggtgaagaattatatataggaagtcaagtttcggccaccgggaaagtttcgggggttaccgtgtaccgggaccaccggaagggtcccgggggtccaccgggtggggccacctatcccggagggccccatgggctgaaagtggaagggaaccagcccccaGTGGGCTTGGCGCCCCCcctgggcctccccccatgcgcctagggttgggaaccctagggtggggggacttccccttgccttggggggcaaggcaccccttccaccccttggccgccgccccccaaccctagatgggttttggccggcccccctcccaagggggcctatataaaggggggggagggagggcagcaatacacagccttgggcgcctccctcctcccctgcaacacctctctctctttcgcagaagcttggcgaagccctgccggggacccgctacatccaccaccacgccgtcgtgctgctggatctccatcaacctctccttcccccttgctggatcaagaaggaggagacgtcgctgcaccgtacgtgtgttgaacgcggaggtgccgtccgttcggcactcggtcatcggtgatttggatcacggcgagtacgactccgtcatccacgttcattggaacgcttccactcgcgatctacaagggtatgtagatgcactcctttcccctcgttgctagtagactccatagatgcatcttggtgagcgtaggaaaattttaaattatgctatgattcccaacaagaatgtcatgcagttgcgtctccggcccgcccaggacgaaaagcccattttctgtcatgattttttgtcatagaagtaggaccccaccacatctatgatgataccgggttttgtcacaattgttgtcatagaagtgtcataagtatgacagaaaaaaatttcgttcaacccaaaatgtcacggatgtgtcttttttgtagtgtatcttcgtagtgcttaggcaaagccctgcacggatcacttcaccatcaccgtcaccacgccgtcgtgctgacggaactcatctactccctcgacactttgctggatcaagagttcgaggaacatcatcgagctgaacatgtgcagaactcggaggtgtcgtacgttcggtgcttgatcggttgaatcaagaagacgttcgactacatcaaccgcgttaagctaacgcttccgctttcggtctacgaggatacatAGACACGCTCTCccactctcgttgctatgcatctcctagatagatcttgcgtgagcgtaggaatttttgaaattgcatgctacgtttccaaCAGTGTTTGCAATGCTCATGGATGTTTTTGTAATCTTACATGGTTGGTGCTTGTTTTGCCTTTGTCAACTTCATCATAGGCCGCGAAGTTGCACGAGGACTCGTAGTGGCTGTTCCAGCTAGTCATGGCTGGAACTTCAAAACAATGACAAGTACATGTTATTATGAAAAGAACCAAACACACATGGCAATGTAATGCCAATCACTACAAAAATATATATAGATAGCATCACAATGTCAAATAAGAATTTCCTTAGTGCTAACAAAAAAATTTCTTAGTTCTGACAAGAACCAAACACACATGTCAAACAAGAATAACAAGTTACAAGTAAGTTGCATCCATGCCCATCTTTGCTATGTGTTGCAAGTTGGCAAATGATTTGTAAGTTGATAATATTGCCTTGCTGATCAAACAAGAATAACAAATAAGTTGATAATAATGCCAATCAAAGTATGGCAAGTGATCTAATGCCAATCATAACAATAATAACAAGCAAGTTGATAATAATGCCAATCAAAGTATGGCAAGTGGTCTAATACACTTACACAAATTCTACAACCTAACTGATCTATACAGAGGCATGTCAACTTGTCAAGTAAACAAAAGAAATTATGTTCTTTTATGGGAGTAAACAATGGAACCCTGATCTAAACATCCACATGATGATCATTGATGCAAAATACAGATACAAAATGCCGCTGCCACTGTCATATAATGAACAAGATACATATTTAGTATTAGGCCACTGTCATTGATGCAAAATGCCACTGCCACTGCCACTGCCACTGTCATATGTTTCAGAATTTAGATGCTTCCAAAGATGATGACTTAAAATTTGACAGATTGCACTTCCAATTTCCAATTTCCAATtgacaacagcaacaacaactcaAACACCTTAATTTGATTGACAGATTGCACTTCCAATTTCTACAGCTAGCAACTCAAACACCTTAATTTGATTGACAGTGGCAGTGACCTACAGCAAAAGAGGGAGGGATGATATGCTCACGTGGGTTGGAGCCGAGGGTCGCCTACAGTCTGCTACCTGctgtcgtcgccgtcgccgaaACCCTAGCATAGGAAATGCGAAACGACATCCTAATTAAAAAAATCCAAATGGACTAGATGAGAGTGGGAGGCTCAGATGTGTACCTCAGGACCGGAGAATGACGGCAATCGCTGGAAGCGGTCAGAATCGAAGCCGCGACGACGGGAggcgagagagagcgagagaaagGGGAACGGAAACAGAGCAAGGCAGAGAGGAGTACGTGGGTCGAGGGGGCCATTGCCCCCGTTGGTTTTGACCCCCACGGCATCCTAATCCTATTTGGGCTAGCCCAATAAGAAAAAAAGATCATTATTTATGAAATCATTATTTATATTTAAAATAATAGAAATTTAATAAAAGTAAACTATAATGTACTATAAAAAGATCACCACATAAAAAACTAAAAGAAAAAAATTTGGAAGTGTCAAACTACATATTTGAAGGCTTAAAACTATATATTTCAAGTcttaaactaaaaataaaaaagtaATTTAAAGTCTCAAAGTACATATTTTAAAAAATGTCATTATTTCtgttcaaaatattttttttcttcATAAAAGTAAACTATAATGTACTATAAAAAAGATCACCACATAAAAAACTACATATTTGAAGGCTCAACACTATATATTTCAAGTCTTAAACTAAAAAGGGAAAAGTAATTTAAAGTCTCAAAGTACATATTTTAAAAATGTCATTATTTCTATTTAAAATAAGAAAAATTTAATAAAAGTAAACTATAATATACTTAAAAAAGATCACCACATAAAAAACTAAAAATTAAAAAATTTGGAAGTGTCAAACTACATATTTGAAGGCTCAAAACTATATATTTCAGGTCTTAAACTAAAAGGGAAAAAAGTAATTTAAAGTCTCAAAGTACATATTTTAAAAAATGTCATTATTTctgtttaaaaaataaaaaaataaaagtaAACTATAATATACTATAAAAAAGAATATACCAAAAAATTAGAATATAAGAATGTTTTGGCATTGACAAAATAACAATACTGGCGTCGGAACCAGCAACACCCCACAACTAAATATAATAGTACTAGCGTTCCATGCTATTCCACGACAATACTATATTATGCCTTATACAAATTGTTGGTCCCATATACCTCTGATGCTACCCTGTTTTCCAACGCCACCACTATACCCCTACTAATGTCGTACCAAATAAGCCAACACCACCACTATTTGAAAAAATTAGTGATGGCGTTGGTTGTAAATGGCGCGCCACCAACGTAAGTTATGGCTAGCACTTTTTTCACTAGTGACACTACCAGCCACCATAACCGGCCACTAACAACACACCTCCGTGCACTAGCCCATGCACCAACCGACTAGCTACATGCACACCCATGTCAATTACTAACAAACTcatcacccgcaaaaaaaaaactcACGCATGCACTGACGACTCAGCTAGCACAACTCACACATGCAGCTACAACCTCACATGCTCTAAGTATGACTTGGCCAAATCACTTGGCTCTGTTCCGCAACTCCGTCGGCGAGTTCGGTCCGAGGTTGCGGAGCGAGGGCGAGCGTCGTAGACGAAGTAGTCGAACACGCGAAAGTAAATGACACAGAGAAGTATGGAGGAGACCAGCTTTATTAATCAATGATCAGGTGTTACAATGATGGCTCCTCGTTGCTTTATATAGGGGGTAGGGGGTCAAGGGATAAGTACCCACTTAACGTAAAGTGGGGGAAACGGGAGGGGCTAGCCCGTGCGATACGCACGAGGCCGCCGCCACCCCTCGGTGGCCCCGGTTTCCCAACACTCCCCCTTGGGTAATTATCCGTATATCCATGCCTCAAAACTCCGAAAAACCCAGCGGGAAAAAATATGGAGAAAGAGCACACGGTATACATTGTTATATTACACGAATTGCCTCGTCAAAAACCTCGTGTGAGAAACATCAAGAAAACTCACTCAAGGGAAAAAGAGTACAATCCACTCAACCATCAAGTTGAGTACTCGATCATCAGGATTGAGATTTTAGCGACGAGTTTGTGAAGTTTCTCCCCCTGAACCTTGCATCTCTCTAAGTCTCATCATACCGATTCCACGCACACACCTCTCTAAGGTTGATGCCGGTAATGATTTAGTGAACATATCAGCAAGATTGTCACAGGACTTAGTATGCAAAACTCTCACCTCATTCAACTGTTGCAGCTCATGTGCATAGAAGAACTTGGGACTAATATGCTTTGTGAGGTTACTCTTCACATAACCCATCTGGACTTGTGCAACACAAGCAGCATTATCTTCATAGATAATGGTAGGGGTTTGGTGTTCAGCCCACATGTCTGCTGAATGTGGCCGATCATCCGCCAAAGCGATACACACTCTTTTGACGCTTCGAATAGTGCCATGATTTCCGAGTGGTTCATGGAAGTCGACACAAGTGTTTGCTTGGACGATTTCCAGGAAAATGCAGTTCCACCACAAAGGAAAACATATCCAGTCTGCGATTTGCAATCATGCAGTTCCGATAGGTACCCAGCATCGGCATAGCCTATAATAGATAGGTCTTGATTTCTTTTATAAAACAGGCCAAGATCTTTGGTCCCTTGCAGGTAACGGAAGACGTCCTTGACACCTTTCCAATGCCTCTTGGTAGGTTCAGAACTGTACCGAGCAAGCAAACTGACGGCGAACGCAATGTCTGGCCGTGTACAATTTGCGAGGTACATGAGTGCTCCAACTGCACTTAGGTAAGGAACCCCTGGTCCCAGAgtttcctccccctcttccttTGGCCTGAACGGGTCCTTGTCTGGCTGTAAAGATCTTTCGACCATCGGGGTCTTAGAAGGATATGCCTTATCAAATCCAAATCTCTCCAACACCTTCTGGGTGTAGGCCGACTGGTGCACTAGAATCCCATCAGGGGAATGTTCAAGTTGCAGACCTAGACAGAACTTGGttttacccaaatccttcatctcgAATTCCGACATCAGGTAGGAACTCGCTTCCTCAATATCCTCAGGCTTACCGATTATGTTTAAATCGTCCACGTACACCGAGATTATACAGAATCCATCTTGGGATCACCGTATAAAAACACATGGGCAATCTTTATTGCTCGTGTAGCCCTTCTCATGAAGGAAATCACTTAAGCGATTGTACCACATTCTACCAGACTGTCTGAGTCCATACAGTGCCTTTTGAAGTTGAACACTGTATAGACCCCTATTTGCTCTATCATGGTTCGGAACAGGGATACCTTCTGGAACCTTCATGTATATGTTCGAATCCAAGTTACCATATAGGTAAGCAGTGACAACATCCATTAGTTTCATTTTCAAGCCCATGTTTACTGCCATCGAGATCAAGTATCTAAAGGTAACTCCATCCATGACTGGGGAATAAGTCTCCTCAAAATCGACACCTGGTCGTTGAGTGAACTCTTGAGCAACGAGCCTCGCTTTGTACCGTACTACCTTATTATTTTCATCTCTCTTTCGAATAAAAACCCACCTATGGCCAACAGGGCGAATGTGGAGAGGAGTTCGACAAACTGGTCCGAACACCTTCCTTTTGTTGAGAGATAATAATTCGGCAGTAATTGCCTGCTGCCAATCTTTCCAATCCGACCTTTTCTTGCAATCAGCGAGCATGTTAGGCTCAGGGTCAAGATCTATGATTGAGGCAATTTTCGTAGCAAAGTTGATGTCGACAATCACCGTTGCTCGGTTCAGGGACTCCCCCGTATAAATATAATTTATGGCCATTTCGTCATGGAGCGCATCCGGCGCAAACACTTGCTCTACAAAATTTCCCATTATGGGAGCAAGGTCCTTTAGATTTCCCGCGCCGATGTGTGCGCTCACATCTCCGCTGGTGTTTCCCCTATGGGAAAGTTTAAGTCCAGAATTTCGTGCACTGAATTTTCCGTACTTGTGACAGGTCTCGACTGGCTCCCTGTTTCAATTTGGGGTACTTTGGTGACAGGCTGTGATAAATCTCTCTTATCCTTTTTCGTCAGGCGTCCCCGAGTACTTGGGATTTGAGAAGCCGGATTTCTCGTCCTTTTAGGCCTTTGGACGGGAGCGGGTATACCATCATTTTTCTTCGGTATTTCAACCCTTTCCGGTGCATTGCGCGCGTGCACACGTGATTTTGTCATAGTCTTTAAGTCACTAAAGTGGTCGGGCAGTTGATTTGCTAAAGACTGCAAATCTATTATCTTTTGGACTTCTCTCTCAGTCTCAGCAGTGCGCGGGTCATGAGCGTGGATCCCCGTGGCTTGCCACGTGATTTCTCGACTTTTAGCATCAAGGGGTTGATTCTCTCCCCCTAAAGTCGAGAAAATATCCTCGTCAAAAATGCAATCAGCAAAACGAGCCATGTGACAGTCACCTGTCATGGGGTCCAGATACCTGATTATGGACACAGTCTCATAACCAACGTATATCCCTAACTTACGGAGCGGGCCCATCGCCGATCGCTGAGGGGGTGGTATTGGTACATATACCTGGCAACCGAACCTACGAAGGCGGGAAATTTTCGGTGCCGACCCTTGCGCAAGTTGAACAGGAGAGTGGATGTTGTAGGCCGACGGTCGAAAGTTGATGAGATTAGCCGCATGTAACACCGCGTGGCCCCAACATGTAGTTGGTAAATTACAACCCTGAAGGAGCAGTCGGGCAatgaatttaattcttttaatCAATGCCTCAGCAAGTCCATTTTGTGTATGAACATGTGGTACCGAGTGCTCAACTTTGATTCCCATTGCCATGCAATAATCATCGAACGCCTTTGAAGTAAATTCTCCGGCGTTGTCCATTCAAATAGACTTTATACGATAATCCGGGAAATTATTCCTCATTTGTATGATCTGTGAGATCAATTTTGCAAAGGCATGGTTCCGTGTTGACAGCAGGCAAACATTGGACCATTTAGAGGAAGCATCAATGAGCACCATGAAGTACCGAAACGGCCCCGTGAGGGGCTGAATTGGACCGCATATGTCCCCTTGGATATGTTCCAAGAACGCGGGGATTTCATCCCTCACCTTGAGGGGCGATGGCCTAATGACTAACTTCCCCTTAGCGCATGCGGAGCACACGAAATCATCGGGATTCGGGAAGTTCTTCACGTTAACATTATGGccatgtgagttgttaattacATTTCTCATCATCCTAAGTCCGGGGTGGCCTAACCTATCGTGCCAGAGGCAGAAGAGTTCAGAGCTTCTAAAAACGGTCTTGAGGGTAGTGTACACGGGCGGTGCTACTATCTTAGTGTAGTATAGCCCTGTGTCAAACGAAGGAAGCCTTTCGATAACATGTTTACCACCTGCATCCCGCTTTGTGATGAGTAGGCACTCCTTGCCGTTTTCATCATCGGTCTCAGCATGGAAACCATTAGCGCGGATGTCTCTAAAGCTCAAAAGAGTACGAGTCGACTCCGGGTACAACAACGCATCATTAATGATCAAAGTTGTTCCCATGGGGAGTATAATAGTGGCTCGTCCGGAGCCAACTATGTGAGAACCGCAGCCGGCGATTGTCATAATATTTCCCGGAGATTTTTAATGGACTCAAAGTACTTAGTTTCTCGTAAAATGGTATGAGTGGTGGCGCTATCGGCAAGGCACGTTTCCTCCATTCGGGCGCCACACGCGTTCTAAAATATGACATCTAATTAATGTAATGAGGAAGAAAATACATTAAAAGTAAATGCACACATCTCAGAACATAACATGCTATCATGTATAAATAATGGAATAAATGAATAAATGTCATCCAATCGCCAAAGTGAAGAATAAGTTTATGCTCTCATAGAGCTTACAACCAAATCGAATTTATTCAATTTTATTGTATCAAATCACGGAATCATGATAACCAAAGAGGTATGCTAAGTGGACTCGGTGAAGAAGCCATTCACTTCCGCCGCAATCTCCATACTAGTGAGCTGATCCTCCTTAGAAATCATCTTGGAGGCAGCATCAATGTCTAGTGGCGGCGCCGCCGAGGCGACCATGTGGTCAACCTCCATGGCGACGTGGGCGTCGGTAGAGACCGCCAAAGCTTCCGCGATGGGCACTACTGGGGTCGCCTCTATGGGCGCAGCAGGGGGAGTAGCGATCATCACGGGTGCCGCCATGGGCGCCGGTGGTGCTCCCTCCTGAACCAAGGTGAGGTGCGTCTCACGCGCCTTCCGAGCCTTATATGCATCAACGACCTCCTGTGGTGCGTGGCACTGGCGGGAGAAATGCTCCACCGAGCCACAACGGAAGCAGTCCTGAGGCCTTTGCCCTCCCTTGCCCGGCTTGTTCTGCTTAGCTGGGGCGGGGGGTGAGGGCCCTTCTTCTTGCCCTTCCGGCCCCTCTTCTTCTGTTGAGGCTTGCGGACTTTGAGAGCGTTCACCTCCTGGCGAGAACTCCCCCTAGTGGTTGCGCGACAAAGTTCTTTTTGAGAACCTCGTCCTGCGCCTCCGCCACCTTGAGGACGTCAATCAACTCTGAATACCTCGTGTAGTTCCCCTGGCGGTAGTTCCGTGAGGACTGGACCGCGTCGGGGTGGAAAGTGGATAGGGTTTTCTCAATCTTCTGGGAGTCGGTAATCTCAGTACCACACAACCGAAGAGTTGTACAAATCCGGTGCAGAGCCGAATTGTACTCCCCAACCGTCTTGAAGTCCGCAAACCTCAGACGGATCCACTCTGCCTCTGCACGTGGCTTCACAGTGTACTTCAGCCGCTCAAACCGCTGCTTAAGAGCGGTCCAAAGGCTAGAAGCACTGCGCTCAGCCATATACTCATCTTTTAGAGTAGGTGATAGGTGATGACGGAGAAAGTGCAGAGCCTGCGCATTCTCAGTTTCGAACTTGGGATCAGTGACGGCCAGCTGGGCCCCCTTACCGATCGCCCTCAGGAGGGTTTTGCCCTGGAGAAAGATCTCGCAGTCCGAGGACCATGACAGGTAGTTCAGCCCTGTCTGGGCCAACTCAGGAAACTCCTTGTTGACAATTCCGGCCATCTGCGATTTATGCAAAAATCATGAGATTACAGCAGGTAATCTTTTGCACAAAGCGATGTTGATAAACTTATTCAATAAAATGACGTTCCATTATCTAAAACATGTTCTTATATGACTTACTTAATGATTAAGAGTGCAAAACAATTAATCTACAGTAGTAAAATCATACAATAAAACATGTTTACAAAATATAGCATGTTAAGCGCATCTAGTACGTGAAAAATAGCCCAAAAAGTGAATTCCCGGGGCATTTTAAAGCCCAAATATGCGATTTCAGCGAAAACAGACAGTTCCAGGGGGTTCTACGCGAAATATTGCTGCAGGAATAAAACTCGCGCAAAAGCTGAAAACTACAGGGGCTAAACCGAAATTTTTTTTTTCACGCTGCAGCCTGCGCCACTTTTTTTTGTGTACCAGGGTCTCCACAGCCCGCGGCCCAGCCGGGCCCAGCAGCCAGCGCCTGGCCGGCCCATCCGACCGGCTCACCCGGCCCACACCCGGGGCGCGCTAGGGTTCCTAGTGCCCGAGtgggcagggcgacggcggcaGCCACGCCAGGGCAGCGGTGGCTGTGGCATCCTCGCCACGCCACGGCGACGGCCGCGGCGGCCACGCCACCCGACGGCGGCGGCCACGCCACCCGACGGCGGCGGCCAAAGGCACGCCACACGACGGCGGCGGCCAGGGCACGCACGCGCGCGGCCACCGCGTGCGGGCAGCAGCCACCAGCGAGGCGGCACGACCAGCGAGGGCGCGAGGCGGGCGCGAAGCGGGGCGCGAGGCGAGGCTAGCGGGGTGCGCGGCCACGGCGCGGCGTGGCCATGGCCCGGCcagcgggggggagggggggcgtGGCCATGGCGCGGCGTGGCCAGGCCAGCGACGGGGCGTCGGCAGCGGCTGTGGCCACGGCCACGGCGTGGCGACGCGGCAGCGACCATCGGGGTGGGCTGTTGCGAGCACGCGCCAGTGAGACGGGGCGGGGCTGCACAGCGCGGCCAGCGGGACCGCGGCCAgcagggcggcgccggcgaccaGCGGGGTCGCGTCCAGCAGGGCACGGCGCTTCACGCGCGACCAACGGGGGCGCGGACAGCACGGCGTCATCTGGACGCCGGCCTCGGGATGCGGATCTTCGTCGCGTTCATCCGGAAAAACGACGGCGCATGGCACATCTGGTGCTTTTGGGGCGGTACCGCGATCATCTGGATCGCGATCTGTACCGACTCCCTATAGTGCAGTCAACAAGTTCCTCTTAGTCCAAGAACATCGACATTGGTCGGCGACATGTTTGTCCGCTCGGTTCTTGGGAGGAAAATCCGCACCATAGGTAGATCAAATCCGAAAAATAATCTAATCGCAAAAACGGAATCGTAGTAATGAGAGGAATCCATTTTTGCAAAGGTGGGGATCGAATCTTATACCTCCGCGGGATCGACGAAAGCCTGCGTGATGCAGGCTTGACGGAGAGTTGATGGAGCGAAGCGTGCTGATAACGTGTTCCGCAACTCCGCCGGCGAGTCCGGTCCGAGGTTGCGGAGCGAGGGCGAGCGTCGTAGACGAAGTAGTCGAACACGCGAAAGTAAATGACATAGAGAAGTATGGAGGAGACTAGCTTTATTAATCAATGATCAGGTCTTACAATGATGGCTCCTCGTTGCTTTATATAGGGGGTAGGGGGTCAAGGGATAAGTACCCACTTAACGTAAAGTGGGGGAAACGGGAGGGGCTAGCCCGTGCGATACGCACGAGGCCGCCGCCACCCCTCGGTGGCCCCGGTTTCCCAACAGGCTCAACCTGAATGAGCAGCCCGTCACCCTTCAGCCATCGTTACATCATGCCGCATCTCACGGGATTTCCCTATCGCATGGCACCATGGGCATCTCGCCATGCTCGCCGAAACTTTACCGGACACATACACTCTAGActaaactacatgcaaaactcaAACATGCTAATACATGAAATCAAGATTAAGGCTAACAATCCATCCCTAGAAAGACAGGAACGTCTTGTATGCTCGCCTACGCGTTCCTTCCTTTCTAATGAGTTAGGTAAGATTCAGTTAAAAAAAAGAGTTAGGTAAGATTGCTAACTTTTTTTGCGGGTAAGGTACGACTTGCTAACTGATGTGGCCATTCAGATGCAGGGATAGATAGACTTACGCTTAAATTTTGATGCCAGACCATTGGAAATTATTCAAGTCAGTTGATTTTATCGCAATCAAAGTTGGAGTATTAGAATGACATTTGCTTCATGATTTTCTTTCCACACTATTGGTATGTTTCATACTATTTTTATTCCCGCAAACTTCTATTTTGAATATATATTCAAAAATCACAACGTTCATTTTATGTGAATTGCAAATCCGTTTTTTATCATGTTGTATTTTTTGGACATTTGGATGGTAATTTGGATAGCTATGCTTTTACTTGCAACATGGTAGGTTTGATTATGTGGATGACCCCTGATTTTATAATTTTATTGTCATGTCTCAAATTTATCTATTAGGTATTACAGATGTTGTTATTTTATTCTATAATCTTGGTCAAACATTCAAATGGTTTACTTGCACGAAAAAcaatacaccttatattctgGAATGAAGGGAGTAGTTCAATTCAAAATTACATTTGTATGGATTTGTTTTTCACTTCATTATTAATGTAGATTTGTGGTTCGGAAGTTTGAGACTATTTTATGCAGTATGTTATATGTATCCGAGCATCCGATTTTGATTTTTAGAGTAGACATTTAGGATTGAGCTTGCCCAGGCTCCACAAAAGtcctggctccgccactgccTGGCGCcgcttgaaggaaatatgccctataggcaataataaagttgttatttatatttccttatatcattgtaaatgtttattatacatgctagaattgtattaaccggaaacttgatacatgtgtggatacatagacaaaacacagtgtccctagtaagcctctactagactagctcgttaatcaaagatggttaagtttcctaaccatagacatgtgttgtggacaagacccatccgttagcttagcataatgatcgttaagttttattgttattgctttcttcatgacttatacatattcctttgactatgagattatgcaactcccggataccgaaggaataccttgtgtgctatcaaacatcacaacgtaactaggtgattataaagatgctctacaggtatctccaaaggtgtttgttgggttggcatagatcgagattaggatttgtcactccgagtatcggagaggtatctctgggccctctcggtaatgcacatcatgataagccttgcaagcaatgtgactaatgatttagttacgggatgatgcattacagaacgagtaaagagacttgccggtaacgagattgaactaggtatgaagataccgacgattgaatctcgggcaagtaacataccgatgacaaagggaataacgtatgttgtcattacggtacgaacgataaagatcttcgtagaatatgtgggaaccaatatgagcatccaggttccgctattcgttattgaccggagaggtgtctccgtcatgtgtacatagttctcgaacccgtagggtccgcacgcttaacgttcgatgacgattttgtattatatgagttatgtgatttggtgaccgaatgttgttcggcgtcccagatgagatcacggacatgacgaggagtctctaaatggttgagaggtaaaga
This sequence is a window from Aegilops tauschii subsp. strangulata cultivar AL8/78 chromosome 7, Aet v6.0, whole genome shotgun sequence. Protein-coding genes within it:
- the LOC109767832 gene encoding uncharacterized protein, yielding MAGIVNKEFPELAQTGLNYLSWSSDCEIFLQGKTLLRAIGKGAQLAVTDPKFETENAQALHFLRHHLSPTLKDEYMAERSASSLWTALKQRFERLKYTVKPRAEAEWIRLRFADFKTVGEYNSALHRICTTLRLCGTEITDSQKIEKTLSTFHPDAVQSSRNYRQGNYTRYSELIDVLKVAEAQDEVLKKNFVAQPLGGVLARR